One Streptomyces lincolnensis genomic region harbors:
- a CDS encoding molybdenum cofactor biosynthesis protein MoaE produces MAATHDHPGEQAAQDPIKLLAIRETALSLDEVFRAVGDDAAGGTALFVGTVRNHDGGADVAELGYSCHPSAEAEMRRIAEKVVAEFPVRALAAVHRVGDLKVGDLAVVVAVSCPHRGEAFEACRKLIDDLKHEVPIWKHQKFSDGTEEWVGAC; encoded by the coding sequence ATGGCAGCCACACATGACCACCCCGGCGAGCAGGCCGCGCAGGACCCCATCAAGCTCCTCGCCATCCGGGAGACGGCCCTCTCCCTGGACGAGGTCTTCCGGGCCGTCGGGGACGACGCCGCCGGGGGCACCGCGCTCTTCGTGGGGACCGTGCGGAACCACGACGGGGGCGCCGACGTCGCCGAGCTCGGCTACTCGTGCCATCCCAGCGCCGAGGCCGAGATGCGGCGGATCGCCGAGAAGGTCGTCGCCGAGTTCCCGGTGCGGGCCTTGGCGGCCGTGCACCGGGTGGGTGACCTGAAGGTCGGCGATCTCGCCGTAGTGGTGGCCGTCTCCTGCCCCCATCGGGGCGAGGCCTTCGAGGCGTGCCGCAAGCTGATCGACGACCTCAAGCACGAGGTGCCGATCTGGAAGCATCAGAAGTTCTCCGACGGCACCGAGGAGTGGGTGGGGGCCTGCTGA
- a CDS encoding PPA1309 family protein, which produces MSNTPMAASPLTRAVLEIDEYASGLGWDQPARLFALVDTTRLKTQEPALAAQLGLDEEQTTGLTPIEQDEIPTGKPLDEFLGTIAWPDAVVGCALTVERLMLPPSAEASVPEGLSEHKLTQWVAEHPDRQEVRMTVAVLRNGTRDSALRLREKDSPTEVLTGGDLVPGLAEALAATFEE; this is translated from the coding sequence ATGTCCAACACTCCCATGGCGGCGAGCCCGCTGACCCGGGCGGTCCTCGAGATCGACGAGTACGCCTCCGGCCTCGGCTGGGACCAGCCCGCCCGCCTCTTCGCCCTCGTAGACACCACCCGGCTGAAGACCCAGGAACCCGCCCTCGCCGCCCAGCTCGGCCTTGATGAGGAGCAGACCACCGGCCTCACCCCGATCGAGCAGGACGAAATTCCAACGGGCAAACCGCTCGACGAGTTCCTGGGCACGATCGCCTGGCCCGACGCGGTGGTCGGCTGCGCGCTCACGGTGGAGCGTCTGATGCTGCCGCCGTCCGCCGAGGCGTCCGTCCCGGAAGGGCTGAGCGAGCACAAACTCACCCAGTGGGTGGCCGAGCATCCGGACCGTCAGGAGGTCCGGATGACGGTCGCGGTCCTGCGCAACGGCACACGCGACTCGGCACTGCGGCTGCGCGAGAAGGACTCCCCGACGGAGGTCCTCACGGGCGGCGACCTGGTGCCCGGCCTCGCGGAGGCACTGGCGGCGACGTTCGAGGAGTAG
- a CDS encoding PDZ domain-containing protein, protein MPRRTATMLASTLMLIALLCAGVFINVPYSEMSPGPTVNTLGDHDGEPVLQISGRKTYATSGHLNMTTVRVTSADYRMNLVEAVYGWLAHDNKVVPHDTLYPDGKTEEQSTQENAEEFSQSQESAKVAALKELDVPVKSWVIASTVVKGSPAEGRLHAGDVIKAVDGTTVKQPSDVAELVTKHKPGQDVVFTIVPAKEQAAAEKENRTATRTQKVTITTKASDDEGEKRAIVGISAGTDHTFPFTIDIKLADVGGPSAGLMFALGIYDKLTPGSLTGGTFVAGTGTIDDAGKVGPIGGIEMKTVGARAKGARYFLTPADNCAAAASDTPAGLTLVKVNTIDDALTALKDIRGGDTADLPECTTK, encoded by the coding sequence ATGCCACGCCGCACCGCGACGATGCTCGCCTCCACCCTGATGCTGATCGCGCTCCTGTGTGCGGGAGTCTTCATCAATGTGCCGTATTCGGAGATGTCTCCGGGTCCGACGGTGAACACCCTCGGGGACCACGACGGCGAGCCGGTGCTCCAGATCTCCGGGCGGAAGACGTACGCGACGAGCGGCCACCTGAACATGACCACCGTGCGGGTCACCAGCGCCGACTACAGGATGAACCTCGTCGAGGCCGTCTACGGATGGCTCGCCCACGACAACAAGGTCGTGCCGCACGACACGCTCTACCCCGACGGCAAGACCGAGGAGCAGTCCACCCAGGAGAACGCCGAGGAGTTCAGCCAGTCCCAGGAGAGCGCCAAGGTCGCCGCCCTGAAGGAGCTGGACGTCCCCGTGAAGTCCTGGGTGATCGCCTCGACCGTCGTCAAGGGCTCCCCGGCGGAGGGCAGGCTGCACGCCGGTGATGTGATCAAGGCCGTCGACGGTACGACGGTGAAGCAGCCCTCCGACGTGGCCGAGCTGGTGACCAAGCACAAGCCCGGCCAGGACGTCGTCTTCACGATCGTGCCCGCCAAGGAGCAGGCCGCCGCGGAGAAGGAGAACCGGACGGCGACCAGGACGCAGAAGGTCACCATCACCACCAAGGCCTCCGACGACGAGGGCGAGAAGCGCGCCATCGTCGGGATCTCCGCGGGGACGGACCACACCTTCCCGTTCACCATCGACATCAAGCTCGCCGACGTCGGCGGCCCGAGCGCGGGCCTGATGTTCGCGCTCGGCATCTACGACAAGCTCACCCCGGGCAGCCTGACCGGCGGCACGTTCGTGGCCGGTACGGGGACGATCGACGACGCCGGCAAGGTCGGCCCGATCGGCGGCATCGAGATGAAGACGGTCGGCGCGCGCGCCAAGGGCGCCCGCTACTTCCTCACTCCCGCCGACAACTGCGCGGCCGCCGCCAGTGACACCCCCGCGGGCCTCACCCTCGTCAAGGTGAACACCATCGACGACGCCCTGACCGCGCTGAAGGACATCCGCGGCGGCGACACCGCCGACCTGCCCGAGTGCACGACGAAGTAG
- a CDS encoding UPF0182 family protein, whose translation MPDRGGGPTGPRIRVGRPSRRVRTLLMTLGVLAVLGMAFTMFAGFWTDWLWYRSVNYSSVFTTTLWTKIGLFFVFGLLMAFAVGFNIWLAHRLRPPLSAMSMEQQSLDRYRMGISPYKKWLLLGITSLVGLIAGASASGQWRTWLMWVNGVPFHQKDPQFHLDVSFYAFDLPWYRFLLGFGFAAAILSVIAAALTHYLYGGLRVTSPGARATAAATGHLSVLLGIFVALKAVAYWLDRYGLAVKSSDFKATDNWTGLRYVDANAYLPAKTILFCIAVICALLFFATLWRRTWQLPVIGFGLMVLSAILIGGLYPAIVQKFQVQPNEQAKEAPYVAKNLKATREAYGIDDAKVTEYAGKSTTTDKTKLRDDATDAASIRIMDPNIVSPTFQQLQQIRNYYAFPTNLDVDRYSKDGSDQDTVIGLRELNLAGIPKNNWINDHFRYTHGYGVVAAKGTEADSQGRPVFTESDLPSKGDLGTYQQRVYYGEKTSTYSIVGGPQKEIDYSDDNGEKTFSYTGKSGVNLSSPINRAAYAAAFNEPQILYSGAIGEGSRILYNRTPKERVEAVAPWLTIDGDAYPAVVGGKIQWIVDAYTTTNGYPYASRTTLGDTTADSLTATNNSRAVVAQQNQVNYIRNSVKATVDAYTGEVKLFQWDTKDPVLKTWMKAFPGTVEPRGDIPDALMAHLRYPQDLFKVQRELLSRYHVEDAQTFLSGSEVWQVPDDPTNKSGNAVPPYYLSMKMPDQSSQVFSLTTTFTPNGRDNLSAFMTIDAEAGTSDYGKIRILKLPTNTTVNGPKQVQSQFNSKPDIAETISLLNRGDSTVEYGNLLAVPLDGELLYVEPVYVRGGGLKYPLLRKVLVTYGGNTAFEDTLGAALNKVFGADGAITEPPPPADDGDTTTPPPSSTNPTVQQALNDAQKAFDAGQEALKKNDWVAYGEAQKDLEDALRRAEEAQNRADKSGGGTSSPSPSASPSG comes from the coding sequence ATGCCGGACCGCGGCGGAGGCCCGACGGGGCCACGGATCAGAGTGGGCCGCCCGTCCCGGCGTGTCCGGACCCTGCTCATGACGCTGGGCGTCCTTGCCGTTCTCGGCATGGCGTTCACCATGTTCGCCGGGTTCTGGACGGACTGGCTCTGGTACCGGTCGGTGAACTACTCGTCCGTGTTCACGACCACGCTGTGGACCAAGATCGGACTGTTCTTCGTCTTCGGCCTGCTCATGGCCTTCGCGGTCGGCTTCAACATCTGGCTGGCACACCGGCTGCGTCCGCCGCTGAGCGCCATGTCGATGGAGCAGCAGAGCCTCGACCGCTACCGGATGGGCATCTCGCCCTACAAGAAGTGGCTGCTGCTCGGGATCACGTCCCTGGTCGGGCTGATCGCGGGCGCCTCCGCCTCCGGCCAGTGGCGGACGTGGCTGATGTGGGTCAACGGCGTGCCCTTCCACCAGAAGGACCCGCAGTTCCACCTCGACGTCTCGTTCTACGCCTTCGACCTGCCCTGGTACCGGTTCCTGCTCGGCTTCGGCTTCGCCGCCGCGATCCTCTCCGTGATCGCCGCCGCGCTCACCCACTACCTGTACGGCGGGCTCCGGGTCACCTCTCCGGGCGCGCGGGCCACGGCCGCCGCGACCGGTCATCTGTCGGTGCTGCTCGGCATCTTCGTCGCCCTGAAGGCGGTCGCCTACTGGCTCGACCGGTACGGACTGGCCGTGAAGTCGAGCGACTTCAAGGCCACCGACAACTGGACGGGCCTGAGGTACGTCGACGCCAACGCCTATCTGCCGGCCAAGACGATCCTGTTCTGCATCGCCGTCATCTGCGCCCTGCTGTTCTTCGCCACGCTGTGGCGGCGCACCTGGCAGCTGCCCGTGATCGGCTTCGGCCTGATGGTGCTGTCGGCCATCCTCATCGGCGGCCTGTACCCGGCGATCGTCCAGAAGTTCCAGGTCCAGCCGAACGAGCAGGCCAAGGAAGCGCCGTACGTCGCGAAGAACCTCAAGGCGACGCGTGAGGCCTACGGCATCGACGACGCCAAGGTCACCGAGTACGCGGGCAAGTCCACCACCACGGACAAGACCAAGCTGCGCGACGACGCCACCGACGCGGCGAGCATCCGCATCATGGACCCGAACATCGTCTCGCCGACCTTCCAGCAGCTCCAGCAGATCCGGAACTACTACGCGTTCCCGACCAACCTGGATGTCGACCGCTACAGCAAGGACGGCAGCGACCAGGACACGGTCATCGGTCTGCGTGAGCTGAACCTCGCCGGCATCCCGAAGAACAACTGGATCAACGACCACTTCCGGTACACCCACGGCTACGGCGTGGTCGCCGCCAAGGGCACCGAGGCCGACTCGCAGGGCCGCCCGGTCTTCACCGAGTCCGACCTGCCCTCCAAGGGCGACCTCGGCACGTACCAGCAGCGGGTCTACTACGGCGAGAAGACCTCCACCTACTCGATCGTCGGCGGTCCCCAGAAGGAGATCGACTACTCCGACGACAACGGTGAGAAGACCTTCAGCTACACCGGCAAGAGCGGGGTCAACCTCTCCAGCCCGATCAACCGCGCGGCGTACGCGGCGGCCTTCAACGAGCCGCAGATCCTCTACTCCGGTGCCATCGGGGAGGGTTCGCGGATCCTGTACAACCGCACTCCCAAGGAGCGCGTGGAGGCGGTCGCCCCGTGGCTGACCATCGACGGTGACGCCTACCCGGCGGTCGTGGGCGGCAAGATCCAGTGGATCGTCGACGCGTACACGACCACCAACGGCTATCCGTACGCCTCCCGTACCACCCTGGGCGACACGACGGCCGACTCGCTGACCGCGACCAACAACTCGCGTGCGGTGGTGGCCCAGCAGAACCAGGTCAACTACATCCGCAACTCGGTGAAGGCGACGGTCGACGCCTACACCGGCGAGGTCAAGCTCTTCCAGTGGGACACCAAGGACCCGGTCCTGAAGACCTGGATGAAGGCGTTCCCGGGCACGGTCGAGCCCAGGGGCGACATCCCGGACGCGCTCATGGCCCATCTGCGGTACCCGCAGGACCTGTTCAAGGTCCAGCGCGAACTGCTCAGCCGCTACCACGTCGAGGACGCCCAGACGTTCCTCAGCGGCAGCGAGGTGTGGCAGGTGCCGGACGACCCGACCAACAAGTCGGGCAACGCGGTGCCGCCGTACTACCTGAGCATGAAGATGCCCGACCAGTCGTCGCAGGTGTTCTCCCTGACGACGACGTTCACGCCCAACGGCCGGGACAACCTCAGCGCGTTCATGACGATCGACGCCGAGGCGGGTACCAGTGACTACGGCAAGATCAGAATCCTGAAACTGCCGACCAACACGACGGTCAACGGGCCCAAACAGGTGCAGAGCCAGTTCAACTCCAAACCGGACATCGCGGAAACCATCAGCCTGCTGAACCGCGGTGACTCGACGGTGGAGTACGGCAACCTGCTGGCGGTGCCCCTGGACGGCGAGCTGCTCTATGTGGAGCCCGTCTACGTCCGCGGTGGCGGCCTCAAGTACCCACTGCTGCGCAAGGTGTTGGTGACCTACGGAGGCAACACCGCCTTCGAGGACACACTCGGCGCCGCCCTCAACAAGGTCTTCGGGGCGGACGGCGCGATCACCGAGCCACCACCACCGGCGGACGACGGCGACACGACCACTCCACCACCGTCGTCCACCAACCCGACGGTCCAACAGGCGTTGAACGACGCTCAGAAGGCCTTCGACGCCGGCCAGGAAGCCCTGAAGAAGAACGACTGGGTGGCGTACGGCGAGGCGCAGAAGGACCTGGAGGACGCGCTGCGGAGGGCCGAGGAGGCGCAGAACCGGGCCGACAAGAGCGGTGGAGGCACCAGTAGTCCGAGTCCCAGCGCCAGCCCGAGCGGCTGA